The following proteins are co-located in the Lusitaniella coriacea LEGE 07157 genome:
- a CDS encoding adenylate/guanylate cyclase domain-containing protein → MFVKFLLKSIAQGSGKISLQAVWVIPFILQIFAAVGLVGYLSYKNGQKAVNTLAIQLQSEVNARIDQYLNTYFATPQQINQINFEAVELGLLDLEDFERTGEYFWHQMRAFDVSYISFGNTRGEFIGIERLNNGNLLINEVSARVGLGKLHIYASDNQGRRLQLLEVKDWEPRLEAWYTQPLKEGKPLWSDIYQWEDKPEILSISASYPIYGEDKQEIGVLSIDRVLSQISDTLRDLRTSSSGKIFIVERNGLLVASSTTEKPFQVVEGEATRLNALQSQDSVVRSTTEYLRDRFGSLEEIDRQKMMAFKLEGQRQFLQVMPYRDRLGLDWLVVVVVPESDFTARINANTRTTIALCLAALGLATVMSFLTSRWIARPIYRLGKASRAIADGALDQKVKVEGTRELRVLAGSFNRMSDQLQQSRDRLEEYSRSLQQQVQQQTEELHAEIQERQLLEEKLRTSETKIRAFFEAMSDVVLLVDAQGTDINVAPTNPSRLYNSDFDPIGQTIEQFFGEQSERFLGRIQLALETQQLVNFEYSLPVEDEKDIWFSASISPISDETVIWVARDISDRKRVESALQQAEEKYRSIFENATEGIFQSVPGGGYISANPALARIYGYESPDALLAALDNIGAQVYVDANRRQEFRREIEKSGKVSHFESQVYRADGSTIWISENAHGVRDGQGNLLYYEGIVQDITLRKETEEALRIEQEKSERLLLNILPEPIANQLKHSQSAIAEHFDEVSILFADIVGFTPLSARLKPIELVTLLNQVFSSFDELAERYGLEKIKTIGDAYMVAAGLPIPRVDHADAIANMALAMQHVVSNFDMKLGDNLQIRIGINTGVVIAGVIGTKKFIYDLWGDAVNVASRMESSGKPGCIQITESTYKQLTGKYILEKRGEIEIKGKGAMTTYWLQGKH, encoded by the coding sequence ATGTTTGTAAAATTTTTGCTTAAATCAATCGCGCAAGGGTCTGGGAAAATTTCCCTACAGGCGGTTTGGGTGATTCCTTTCATCTTGCAGATTTTTGCGGCAGTTGGGCTGGTTGGCTACCTTTCTTACAAAAACGGACAAAAAGCGGTAAATACCTTAGCCATTCAACTACAGAGTGAAGTTAACGCTCGTATCGACCAATATCTCAACACCTACTTCGCTACACCCCAACAAATCAATCAAATCAATTTCGAGGCGGTTGAACTCGGTTTGCTCGATTTGGAAGATTTCGAGCGGACGGGAGAATATTTTTGGCATCAAATGCGCGCCTTTGATGTAAGTTATATCTCTTTTGGGAACACTAGAGGTGAGTTCATTGGGATCGAGCGCTTGAATAACGGAAATTTATTGATTAATGAAGTTTCAGCGCGCGTGGGTTTAGGGAAACTGCACATCTACGCCAGCGACAATCAGGGTCGCCGCTTGCAACTACTAGAGGTAAAAGATTGGGAACCGCGTTTGGAAGCGTGGTACACTCAACCGCTCAAAGAGGGTAAACCTTTATGGAGCGATATTTATCAGTGGGAAGATAAGCCGGAGATACTGTCTATCTCCGCGAGTTATCCCATTTATGGGGAGGATAAACAAGAGATCGGGGTTTTGAGTATCGATCGCGTCCTTTCACAAATTAGCGATACTCTCAGGGATTTGAGAACGAGTTCGTCGGGAAAAATCTTTATTGTGGAACGCAATGGCTTGCTGGTTGCCAGTTCGACCACAGAGAAGCCGTTTCAGGTGGTGGAGGGGGAAGCAACTCGGCTCAATGCCTTACAGAGCCAGGATTCTGTCGTCCGTTCGACAACGGAATATTTGCGCGATCGTTTTGGTTCCCTTGAAGAAATCGATCGCCAAAAAATGATGGCGTTTAAGTTGGAGGGTCAGCGACAATTTTTACAAGTCATGCCTTACCGCGATCGCTTGGGGTTGGACTGGTTGGTGGTGGTGGTGGTTCCGGAGTCCGATTTTACCGCGCGAATTAATGCCAATACGCGCACGACGATCGCGCTGTGTTTGGCTGCTTTGGGTTTAGCCACGGTGATGAGCTTTTTGACCTCTCGTTGGATTGCACGACCGATTTACCGCCTGGGGAAAGCCAGCCGCGCGATCGCGGACGGCGCGTTAGACCAAAAGGTTAAGGTAGAAGGAACCAGGGAATTGAGAGTTTTGGCGGGGTCTTTTAATCGTATGAGCGACCAATTACAGCAGTCTCGCGATCGATTAGAAGAATATTCGCGATCGCTCCAGCAACAAGTCCAACAGCAAACGGAAGAATTGCACGCGGAAATTCAGGAACGCCAGTTACTCGAAGAGAAGCTGAGAACCTCAGAAACAAAAATTCGCGCCTTTTTTGAGGCGATGAGCGATGTGGTTTTGCTTGTCGATGCGCAGGGAACGGACATTAATGTTGCTCCTACGAACCCCTCTCGCCTCTATAACTCCGATTTCGATCCGATCGGTCAAACCATCGAACAGTTCTTTGGAGAGCAATCCGAGCGGTTTTTAGGTCGCATTCAACTCGCCTTAGAAACGCAGCAATTGGTCAATTTTGAATACAGTTTACCCGTAGAAGATGAGAAAGATATTTGGTTTTCTGCCAGTATTTCGCCAATTTCCGACGAAACGGTCATTTGGGTTGCACGGGATATTAGCGACCGCAAGCGCGTTGAATCGGCATTGCAACAAGCGGAGGAGAAGTACCGCAGCATTTTTGAGAATGCAACGGAGGGAATTTTCCAATCGGTTCCGGGAGGGGGGTATATTAGCGCAAATCCCGCTCTTGCACGCATTTATGGCTATGAATCCCCAGATGCACTGCTCGCGGCGCTGGATAATATTGGAGCGCAGGTTTATGTGGATGCCAATCGCCGTCAGGAATTCAGACGCGAGATCGAAAAGTCTGGCAAAGTGTCTCATTTTGAATCCCAAGTGTATCGCGCCGATGGCAGTACGATTTGGATTTCAGAAAATGCTCATGGGGTTCGAGACGGACAGGGAAATTTATTGTATTACGAAGGGATCGTCCAAGATATTACCCTGCGGAAAGAAACAGAAGAGGCTTTGCGGATCGAGCAGGAAAAATCCGAACGCTTGCTATTAAATATTCTACCCGAACCGATCGCGAACCAACTCAAACACAGCCAAAGCGCGATCGCGGAACACTTCGATGAGGTGTCGATTTTGTTTGCAGATATCGTCGGGTTTACCCCTCTCTCGGCGCGTCTCAAACCCATTGAATTGGTGACGTTGCTCAATCAAGTTTTTTCGAGTTTTGATGAGTTGGCAGAACGTTACGGCTTGGAGAAAATTAAGACGATTGGCGATGCTTATATGGTAGCAGCCGGACTGCCCATTCCCAGAGTCGATCATGCGGACGCGATCGCGAATATGGCATTAGCAATGCAACACGTCGTCTCCAACTTCGATATGAAACTCGGCGATAACCTCCAAATTCGCATTGGCATTAATACCGGAGTCGTGATTGCTGGGGTGATTGGAACGAAGAAGTTTATTTACGATCTTTGGGGAGATGCAGTTAATGTGGCATCGCGCATGGAATCTTCCGGGAAACCCGGTTGCATTCAAATCACAGAATCCACTTACAAACAATTAACAGGTAAATATATCTTGGAGAAACGGGGGGAAATTGAGATTAAGGGGAAAGGCGCGATGACAACCTATTGGTTACAAGGTAAGCATTGA
- a CDS encoding SIMPL domain-containing protein, protein MLLNHRFKMGLIALSFLGLAACQAGTAQVPPSNSGSLRTLSVTGEGNVKIPATLTQVRLGVEVQGKTAQDIQKEVAARSRAVVDFLKTQNVEQLQTAGINLNPNYNYANGQQKIVGYTGTNTVSFQIETAKVGNLLDKAIEVGATRIDGVSFKATEDAIEKAQQEAIQDATQDARTQATSALSSLNLKQKEIVNISINPTQVPQPIPYQHAAQALESTEAEPTTPVEGGEQTISASVLLQVKY, encoded by the coding sequence ATGCTTTTAAATCATCGCTTCAAAATGGGCTTGATTGCCCTGAGTTTTCTCGGATTAGCCGCTTGTCAGGCGGGAACTGCCCAAGTTCCACCCTCAAATTCCGGTTCGCTGCGCACTCTAAGCGTGACGGGAGAGGGAAACGTGAAAATCCCCGCAACCCTGACGCAGGTTCGTTTGGGAGTTGAGGTGCAAGGAAAAACCGCCCAGGACATTCAAAAAGAGGTCGCCGCGCGATCGCGCGCTGTTGTCGATTTTCTCAAAACCCAGAACGTCGAACAACTCCAAACTGCCGGAATCAATCTCAATCCCAACTACAACTACGCCAACGGACAGCAAAAAATTGTCGGCTATACGGGAACCAACACCGTAAGTTTTCAGATTGAAACCGCGAAGGTGGGAAATTTATTGGACAAAGCCATCGAAGTGGGGGCGACTCGCATTGATGGGGTGAGTTTTAAAGCAACCGAGGACGCGATCGAAAAAGCTCAACAAGAAGCCATCCAAGATGCCACTCAAGATGCTAGAACCCAGGCAACTTCAGCCCTCTCCTCCCTCAATTTAAAACAAAAGGAAATTGTCAATATCTCCATCAATCCCACCCAAGTCCCGCAACCTATTCCCTATCAACACGCCGCCCAAGCCTTAGAATCCACAGAAGCCGAACCCACAACCCCCGTTGAAGGTGGCGAACAAACCATCTCAGCTTCAGTTTTGCTGCAAGTTAAGTATTAA
- a CDS encoding histidine kinase — translation MADSNREKIIADLQKVKEEGQLRSQRIREIVQSSVEQAVSELKEGQKEIRSVVKDSLGATLEVLQDRGGEIKDDISAAIAGAVEGVSRGKRRAIAETSSQIQQLQNQLEVEEAEVSQEIDGVLEDIEQTSQDRPEQVKEAVASAVQTAKDSEEVALMQKRYAQLKTQLSVLQANLASRYGENFEGVKPYIDEAKAWYEKAKEDPEGTNEKVAQKRRDVEQKLGEAGSAIAQKEQKVKRVLKELWHSVTELFQS, via the coding sequence ATGGCTGATTCCAATAGAGAAAAAATTATTGCCGATTTGCAGAAAGTTAAAGAAGAAGGTCAATTGCGCTCGCAACGCATTCGCGAAATCGTGCAATCCTCTGTCGAACAAGCGGTTTCCGAACTTAAAGAAGGTCAGAAGGAAATTCGTTCGGTGGTGAAAGATTCCCTCGGAGCAACCTTAGAAGTTTTGCAAGACCGCGGTGGAGAAATCAAGGATGATATCTCTGCGGCAATTGCGGGTGCAGTGGAGGGCGTGAGTCGAGGAAAGCGGCGCGCGATCGCGGAAACCAGCAGCCAAATCCAGCAATTGCAGAACCAGCTTGAGGTTGAGGAAGCGGAAGTTTCTCAAGAAATCGACGGAGTACTCGAAGATATCGAACAAACGAGTCAAGATCGTCCCGAACAGGTCAAAGAAGCCGTTGCCTCTGCCGTACAAACCGCAAAAGATAGTGAAGAGGTCGCTCTGATGCAAAAACGTTACGCGCAACTAAAAACTCAATTATCCGTGTTACAGGCGAATCTAGCCAGTCGCTACGGCGAGAATTTCGAGGGGGTCAAGCCCTATATCGATGAGGCGAAAGCTTGGTACGAAAAGGCGAAGGAAGATCCCGAAGGAACAAACGAAAAAGTCGCCCAAAAACGCCGGGATGTCGAGCAAAAACTAGGGGAAGCGGGAAGCGCGATCGCGCAGAAAGAGCAAAAAGTTAAACGGGTTCTCAAAGAACTTTGGCACTCTGTTACAGAACTCTTCCAATCCTAA
- a CDS encoding WGR domain-containing protein, with translation MELIKRTTLHFQDSKSDKIYEVDLCRVGEDRYLVNFRHGRRGTNLKEGTKTTQAVSLVKAEKIFNKLVADKTKKGYQDISEPQTNTTPPQKASHSTSDSAARDRTILERLENPDEGNWSQSRAIWRAGELKLKDATPLLIPLIGTDKPLRDYSIAWSLGWCGDRSAVPILTELHENPSTPEFVKRIAWEALFKLADEPGKVQMRVQKIEELPTELQDLARSGSSEALSETLNSYLNTPFPIDSAVTEFQEWLQHCKWFDWREDEGVRTEINDRIAQLPEEWRSRIPELPEPQGKRYFYRSLPRDVQWAIDNYIHQEKPKLFAVLDTLYQIDNEQTRPAVLEVVRSAPFKNTYFFQRLRHIFKMAEYRQDIEVFSHLAYRFSKVKGNGYYARSYGGRTREYLRRRVWRTLRTLAEDRDSLYLDFAVAILLQYSDADAEEPRTSTYYRWDWENSTSTTYTRTWDSFAAYLTFNHILYENSPRYLLAKNTKAWRCRDNYKPGDPEPQRREEAFPELWEQRPDALLRLLLESHCRPVHHFAAKALRACTRFCEEIELETLMQLLNKPYEVTVQLGFELIRERYNPNNPNLELVQVLANCAFESARTQAHEWIDAAKEFFLSSTQFITSLVLSSYGDTRLFARNLLSHSILPDDTAKVLIGRILMELLAFDASNEKSSIVKDAGETLVLCFSPQLRTLGFNIIQDLLEHPIAEVQEIGARILLNHETPTTELPSGLIDSLITSPYEAIRGIGVQLFGQLPNETLLQDYDLLCAIASSSLPDLRQSIRPIIQRLATAHPAFALQLATELINLLLLPERHDGIHPDLVLLLRDFIPGWMGEISREVAMKLLRAKSSAAQELGGLALSNHCNDWVLDFSISEIVKLASHEIVAVREAARSMFAQKLDSIRTHPQELLSAVRLLEAKWEDSRQFARDTFNTFTSEEWTPEVMVSICDSVREDVRQFGRNLVINNFQQEYGQDYLLKFSEHPSADMQIFATNYLEEYAKGQHARLRQLTPYFVTVLSQVNRSRVAKDRVLAFLEEEAQNSEESARIVAEILTQQSLTRAIGDKAKTIETMLKIAQKYPEIELPLRVI, from the coding sequence ATGGAACTGATTAAACGCACAACTCTACATTTCCAAGACAGCAAATCAGATAAAATCTACGAGGTGGATCTGTGTCGCGTCGGGGAAGATCGTTACCTAGTTAATTTTCGCCACGGTAGGCGCGGTACGAATTTGAAGGAAGGAACCAAAACGACGCAAGCGGTTTCTTTGGTGAAGGCGGAAAAGATTTTCAATAAATTGGTGGCGGATAAAACGAAGAAGGGGTATCAAGATATTAGCGAACCGCAAACCAATACTACCCCTCCCCAAAAGGCTTCTCATTCAACCTCAGACAGCGCTGCAAGGGATCGAACGATCCTCGAACGACTCGAAAATCCCGATGAAGGAAATTGGTCGCAATCTCGCGCAATTTGGCGTGCGGGAGAGTTGAAACTTAAAGATGCAACTCCTTTACTCATTCCCCTCATCGGCACAGATAAACCCTTACGAGACTATTCTATTGCTTGGTCGTTGGGGTGGTGTGGGGATCGAAGTGCAGTTCCCATTCTCACGGAGTTACACGAAAATCCTTCAACACCGGAATTTGTGAAGCGCATTGCTTGGGAAGCGTTATTTAAACTCGCTGACGAACCGGGAAAGGTGCAGATGCGGGTGCAAAAAATTGAGGAATTGCCAACGGAGTTACAGGATTTAGCGAGAAGTGGCAGCAGTGAGGCACTTTCTGAAACGCTGAATTCTTATCTTAATACGCCGTTTCCCATCGACTCCGCAGTTACGGAATTTCAAGAGTGGTTGCAACACTGTAAGTGGTTCGATTGGCGTGAGGACGAAGGGGTACGAACGGAGATTAATGATAGGATCGCACAGTTGCCGGAAGAGTGGCGATCGCGCATTCCCGAACTTCCCGAACCGCAAGGCAAGCGTTATTTCTATCGCAGTCTTCCAAGGGATGTACAATGGGCGATTGATAACTATATTCACCAAGAAAAACCCAAACTGTTTGCCGTCCTCGATACCCTTTACCAAATCGACAACGAACAAACTCGTCCCGCTGTTCTAGAAGTTGTTCGTAGCGCACCCTTCAAAAATACTTACTTTTTCCAACGACTGCGCCACATCTTCAAAATGGCGGAATATCGCCAGGATATCGAAGTGTTTAGCCATCTGGCGTATCGTTTTTCTAAGGTGAAAGGGAATGGGTATTATGCTCGTTCTTACGGAGGGAGGACGCGAGAATATTTACGACGGCGTGTATGGAGAACTTTAAGAACCCTCGCAGAAGATAGAGATTCTCTTTATCTCGATTTTGCCGTTGCGATTCTTCTACAATATTCTGATGCGGATGCGGAGGAACCGAGAACCTCAACCTATTATCGTTGGGATTGGGAAAATAGTACCAGTACGACTTATACGCGAACCTGGGATAGTTTTGCTGCTTATTTAACGTTCAATCATATTTTGTACGAAAACAGTCCTCGCTATCTTCTCGCAAAGAATACCAAAGCATGGCGCTGTCGGGATAATTATAAACCAGGAGATCCCGAACCCCAACGACGGGAAGAAGCATTTCCCGAACTGTGGGAACAGCGTCCCGATGCTTTGTTGCGGTTGTTGTTGGAGAGTCATTGTCGTCCCGTTCACCATTTCGCAGCGAAGGCGTTGCGCGCGTGTACCCGCTTTTGCGAAGAAATCGAACTGGAAACTCTGATGCAATTGTTAAACAAACCCTACGAAGTTACGGTGCAACTGGGGTTTGAATTGATACGGGAACGCTACAATCCCAACAATCCTAACTTGGAATTAGTGCAAGTGTTGGCGAATTGTGCCTTTGAATCCGCACGAACCCAAGCACACGAATGGATTGACGCAGCAAAGGAGTTTTTTCTTTCTTCCACGCAATTTATTACCTCTCTCGTCCTCAGTTCGTATGGCGATACTCGCTTATTCGCGCGAAATTTGCTCTCCCATTCCATCCTTCCCGACGACACGGCGAAGGTTCTCATTGGACGCATTCTTATGGAATTGTTGGCGTTTGATGCTTCTAATGAGAAATCTTCTATTGTTAAAGATGCGGGAGAAACGCTGGTGTTGTGCTTCTCTCCTCAACTGCGAACTTTAGGATTCAATATCATTCAAGACTTACTCGAACACCCCATTGCAGAAGTTCAGGAAATTGGCGCGCGCATTTTACTCAACCATGAAACCCCAACAACGGAATTACCATCGGGATTGATTGATTCGCTTATTACGTCTCCCTACGAAGCGATACGGGGAATTGGAGTACAACTTTTCGGTCAATTGCCCAATGAAACGCTTTTACAAGATTACGATCTTCTGTGCGCGATCGCGTCCAGTTCATTACCGGATTTACGCCAGTCCATTCGTCCCATTATCCAACGCCTCGCCACCGCACACCCAGCCTTTGCACTGCAACTCGCGACAGAATTGATTAACCTCCTCCTCCTCCCGGAAAGACACGACGGCATACACCCGGATTTAGTCCTCCTGTTGCGCGACTTTATACCGGGATGGATGGGGGAAATCAGTCGAGAGGTGGCGATGAAATTATTACGCGCAAAGTCTTCCGCCGCACAGGAATTGGGAGGATTGGCGTTAAGTAACCATTGCAACGATTGGGTTTTAGACTTTTCTATCTCAGAAATTGTCAAACTTGCCAGCCATGAAATTGTAGCGGTTCGGGAAGCCGCGCGATCGATGTTTGCGCAAAAATTAGATTCCATTCGCACCCATCCCCAAGAATTGCTGTCTGCGGTGCGTTTATTGGAAGCAAAATGGGAAGATTCTCGTCAATTTGCTAGGGATACTTTTAATACTTTCACCAGCGAAGAATGGACACCGGAAGTAATGGTGAGTATCTGCGACAGCGTGAGGGAAGATGTGCGCCAATTCGGACGCAATTTGGTGATTAATAACTTCCAACAGGAGTACGGACAGGATTATTTGCTCAAGTTTAGCGAACATCCCAGCGCAGATATGCAAATCTTCGCCACCAACTACTTAGAAGAGTATGCCAAAGGACAACACGCGCGGCTGCGCCAACTAACTCCCTATTTCGTTACGGTTCTCTCCCAAGTGAATCGTTCCCGCGTTGCGAAGGATCGGGTGTTAGCCTTTTTAGAAGAAGAAGCGCAAAACAGCGAGGAGTCAGCACGGATTGTCGCAGAGATTCTCACTCAACAGTCTCTCACGCGCGCGATCGGCGATAAAGCAAAAACCATTGAAACGATGCTGAAAATTGCACAAAAATATCCAGAAATTGAATTACCGCTACGAGTGATATAA
- a CDS encoding PhoX family protein, with the protein MSINRRDFLLFLGTSLGTASLGLFSSQEKQSFLPFAKPTSAANTLPFQAIKTSIPLEIEGLSPLQQIEKYNTYEVIDDLVLPEGFTYDVILAWGDRVGDSRCGYNNDYLSFVETQPSEGYLTSNFEYIRGKTWMQSYSIVMGRSLPFEAVKAAVSESDGAIDAFSLPNGDPLKAQIEAIAKEALTDLGIGVISLRFKDGEQWERTHSTEDRRITGISGLEDGRYLKTTGPGVAVFKKANKLGYEDGLGDRAIGTFQNCAGGTTPWGTVFSAEENCHVQVPEPVMADGSSLSPSQRPFLLSDKYLAGCGNVFGLAGNKYGWIVEVDPANPKDYGTKHTWLGRYRHEAVGIRAIAGKRLALYSGCDRRGGHLYKFVSTRRVRDPKNKANSRLLEEGMLYGAKFNADGTGNWVPLTLDTPVDPVLPSQVAGGMVTLPNSNRQEGGIVAITRDEEMAAFQQQFETLGDLYEGNEEEKQGAILIDAHFAANAAGITCTARPEDTMVAPDGTLFIAFTSGNPGGDGGPDKDVFRGPNGELSYEYGWIMRLEEKEGDPAARDFRWSILAMGGEPADGGMGFSNPDNLELDNNGNLWMVTDMSTSYHNRAIASRTKEGKSLSTKDLLGLFGNNSLWFIPTQGENAGTAYPFATAPMDSELTGPFWTRDRQTLFLAIQHPGENGGMRQNNATETRHFALRTTNGKEFMQKRKVPLGSNWPNQQPNTPPRPAIVAIRQRN; encoded by the coding sequence ATGTCAATTAACCGTCGAGATTTTCTTCTTTTCCTCGGTACAAGCTTGGGTACAGCATCTCTGGGTTTATTCTCTTCCCAGGAAAAACAATCGTTTCTACCCTTTGCAAAACCGACTTCAGCCGCCAACACTTTACCCTTTCAAGCGATAAAAACGTCAATTCCTTTGGAAATTGAGGGGTTATCGCCGTTGCAGCAAATTGAGAAATACAACACCTACGAGGTGATTGACGATTTGGTTCTGCCAGAGGGATTTACCTACGATGTTATTCTGGCGTGGGGCGATCGCGTGGGAGACTCTCGCTGCGGCTACAACAATGACTATCTCTCTTTTGTCGAAACGCAACCCAGCGAAGGTTATTTAACCAGCAATTTTGAATATATCCGGGGCAAAACCTGGATGCAGAGCTATTCAATAGTGATGGGTCGATCGTTGCCCTTTGAAGCGGTGAAAGCGGCTGTATCGGAAAGTGACGGCGCGATCGATGCCTTTTCCCTACCCAATGGCGATCCCCTCAAAGCGCAAATTGAAGCGATTGCGAAAGAAGCCTTAACAGATCTCGGCATCGGCGTGATTTCTCTGCGTTTCAAGGATGGGGAACAGTGGGAAAGAACCCATTCAACTGAAGATCGGCGGATTACAGGAATTTCTGGTTTAGAAGACGGACGCTATCTCAAAACCACAGGTCCCGGCGTTGCGGTATTTAAGAAGGCGAATAAATTAGGCTATGAGGATGGATTGGGCGATCGCGCGATCGGAACCTTTCAAAACTGTGCGGGCGGTACAACCCCCTGGGGAACCGTGTTTAGCGCAGAGGAAAACTGTCACGTCCAAGTTCCCGAACCCGTCATGGCAGACGGATCGTCCCTCTCCCCCAGCCAAAGACCCTTTCTCCTCAGCGATAAATATTTGGCGGGATGCGGCAATGTTTTCGGTTTAGCGGGAAACAAGTACGGTTGGATTGTCGAGGTCGATCCCGCAAACCCCAAAGATTACGGCACAAAACACACATGGTTGGGACGCTATCGCCACGAAGCAGTGGGAATCCGCGCGATTGCAGGGAAGCGACTCGCCCTCTATTCGGGATGCGATCGCCGAGGCGGTCACCTTTATAAATTCGTCAGCACTCGCAGGGTACGCGATCCCAAAAATAAGGCAAATTCTCGCCTATTGGAAGAAGGAATGCTCTACGGCGCGAAATTCAACGCAGATGGAACCGGAAACTGGGTTCCCCTCACCCTAGATACCCCCGTCGATCCCGTTCTCCCCAGTCAAGTTGCAGGGGGAATGGTGACCCTTCCCAACTCCAATCGCCAAGAAGGGGGAATTGTTGCCATCACACGCGATGAGGAAATGGCGGCTTTTCAACAACAGTTCGAGACGCTGGGCGATCTTTATGAGGGGAACGAGGAAGAGAAACAAGGCGCAATCTTAATCGACGCGCACTTTGCCGCTAACGCTGCGGGAATTACCTGTACTGCCCGTCCGGAAGATACGATGGTTGCCCCCGACGGAACGCTATTTATTGCCTTCACCTCCGGCAATCCGGGCGGCGATGGGGGACCCGATAAAGACGTGTTTCGCGGGCCCAATGGGGAGTTGAGTTATGAATATGGCTGGATTATGCGCTTAGAAGAGAAGGAAGGCGACCCGGCTGCAAGGGATTTCCGTTGGTCGATTTTAGCAATGGGAGGAGAACCCGCAGATGGGGGAATGGGCTTTTCCAATCCTGATAATCTCGAACTCGACAACAATGGAAACCTTTGGATGGTCACGGATATGTCCACTTCCTATCATAATCGCGCGATCGCGAGTCGCACCAAAGAAGGGAAATCTTTGAGTACCAAAGACCTGTTGGGGTTATTTGGCAACAATTCCCTCTGGTTTATCCCCACCCAAGGAGAAAATGCGGGAACGGCATATCCCTTCGCCACTGCGCCAATGGACTCAGAATTAACCGGGCCCTTTTGGACGCGCGACAGACAAACCCTCTTCCTCGCGATTCAACATCCCGGCGAAAACGGCGGAATGCGCCAAAACAACGCAACCGAAACCCGACACTTCGCCCTCCGTACCACCAATGGCAAAGAATTTATGCAAAAACGCAAAGTCCCCCTCGGTTCCAACTGGCCCAACCAACAACCTAATACTCCACCCCGTCCGGCAATTGTCGCCATTCGTCAACGCAACTGA